From Flavobacteriales bacterium, a single genomic window includes:
- a CDS encoding HAMP domain-containing histidine kinase, whose amino-acid sequence MKIRHKLSLFFSLAGASILLLFGIAVYLFSSNHREEAFDNRISQRVNITEKMFLERDAFTKEEFETIKEQFLHTLPEEHEDVIALSENPEKHDRYSQAFIHKTVQEKMVVFRNGDRQGISKLFHVDGTDYIVVVTAIDKEGLEKLTYLKGIIAISLFVGILLFTLLSIPISEKIIQPLSYKIRLANMISENNLHQRLTGISSNDEIGELAVAFNGLLDRIESAFEAKKSFISNASHEIRNPLTAIINETDIALEKERTVEDYREALHSISQEAERLNLLADNLLELSKVNYSLTPLRFEFLPLRSLLHEVVAKIGFTRPESQITLSDSTPELEAGIWGNRNLMFTALLNIIDNACKFSSNAPVGIDLFMEDNQIGITVTDQGIGIPEEEIALITEPFFRSSNARTTSGSGIGITLAAKIIQIHRGMLRIDSVVSSGTSVTITLPTEEHLKA is encoded by the coding sequence GTTTGACAATAGGATTTCCCAGCGTGTCAACATCACGGAAAAGATGTTCCTTGAAAGAGACGCTTTTACAAAGGAAGAATTTGAAACGATCAAGGAACAATTCCTGCATACCTTACCTGAAGAGCACGAGGATGTGATCGCTCTTTCGGAGAACCCTGAAAAACACGACCGCTATTCGCAGGCTTTTATCCACAAAACCGTTCAGGAGAAAATGGTGGTTTTCCGGAATGGCGATCGCCAGGGGATTTCGAAACTCTTTCATGTGGATGGAACCGACTACATCGTTGTTGTCACCGCCATCGACAAGGAGGGATTGGAAAAACTCACTTACCTCAAAGGTATCATAGCCATCAGCTTGTTTGTCGGCATCCTCCTCTTTACGCTGCTTAGCATTCCCATATCCGAGAAGATCATACAACCGCTATCCTATAAGATCAGGCTGGCCAATATGATCAGTGAAAATAACCTGCATCAGAGGCTCACCGGAATTTCATCCAACGATGAGATCGGAGAGCTTGCCGTTGCTTTCAACGGCCTGCTGGATCGGATTGAAAGTGCATTTGAAGCCAAGAAGTCCTTCATATCAAACGCCTCCCATGAGATTCGGAATCCGCTCACTGCGATTATCAATGAAACGGATATCGCCCTTGAAAAGGAAAGGACTGTGGAGGACTACCGTGAGGCATTGCATTCCATCTCCCAGGAAGCAGAACGCCTGAACCTGTTAGCCGATAATCTGCTGGAGCTCTCAAAAGTGAACTACTCGCTGACTCCGCTTCGCTTTGAATTTCTTCCCCTCAGGTCATTACTTCATGAGGTCGTCGCCAAGATCGGGTTTACCAGACCAGAAAGCCAGATTACACTTTCTGACAGCACACCTGAGTTGGAAGCAGGAATCTGGGGGAACCGCAACCTGATGTTCACCGCCTTGCTGAACATCATTGACAATGCCTGTAAGTTTTCTTCCAATGCACCGGTCGGTATCGACTTGTTCATGGAAGATAACCAAATCGGGATCACCGTGACCGACCAGGGCATAGGGATCCCGGAAGAGGAGATCGCACTTATCACCGAACCATTCTTCCGATCATCAAATGCCCGCACCACCAGTGGATCAGGCATTGGCATAACCCTGGCTGCCAAGATCATTCAGATACACAGGGGAATGCTCAGAATTGATTCCGTGGTCAGTTCCGGTACCAGCGTAACCATTACGCTTCCCACCGAAGAACACCTGAAGGCATAG
- a CDS encoding homogentisate 1,2-dioxygenase, giving the protein MPIYHHLGNIPQKRHTTFENGKGGYYYEQLFGTEGFVGMSSLLYHVYRPTMVKAVGESKSVAPKIAIEKNMKALRLRGFEVPAEDDFLDSRKVLMVNNDLAIALAAPRKSLRDYFYKNADADELLFIHKGSGTLRTLLGNIPFEYGDYLLVPRGMIYQIDFDTEDNRLLIVESFSPMYTPKRYRNHFGQLLEHSPFCERDLKLPSELETHDEKGDFMIKIKKENMLHEYIYATHPFDVVGWDGYNFPYGFSIHNFEPITGRIHMPPPIHQTFEAHNFVVCSFCPRLYDYHPQAIPAPYNHSNIDSDEVLYYVDGDFMSRNDVGPGHITLHPGGIPHGPHPGAMERSIGQKETEELAVMIDPFKPLKITEDALRIQDADYYKSWME; this is encoded by the coding sequence ATGCCTATCTACCATCACCTTGGAAACATACCACAGAAACGTCACACCACATTTGAGAATGGAAAAGGCGGTTACTATTATGAACAACTTTTCGGTACTGAAGGGTTTGTAGGGATGTCTTCCCTGCTCTACCACGTTTATCGCCCTACCATGGTCAAAGCCGTGGGCGAGTCAAAGTCGGTAGCACCTAAAATTGCGATTGAAAAAAATATGAAGGCGCTTCGTTTGCGTGGCTTCGAGGTTCCAGCCGAGGATGACTTCCTGGACAGCAGAAAGGTGTTGATGGTGAACAACGATCTCGCCATTGCACTTGCTGCTCCCAGAAAATCACTCAGGGATTATTTTTACAAGAATGCGGATGCGGATGAACTGTTATTCATTCATAAAGGGTCTGGTACCCTGCGCACACTGCTCGGGAACATTCCCTTTGAGTACGGCGATTACCTCCTTGTTCCACGTGGAATGATCTACCAGATCGATTTTGACACCGAAGACAACCGCTTGCTGATTGTTGAATCATTCAGTCCGATGTACACGCCCAAACGGTACCGCAACCATTTCGGACAGCTGCTGGAACATTCTCCGTTCTGTGAACGTGACCTGAAACTGCCCTCGGAGTTGGAAACCCATGATGAGAAGGGAGACTTCATGATCAAAATCAAAAAGGAAAATATGTTGCATGAATACATCTATGCAACACATCCCTTTGATGTTGTCGGATGGGACGGATATAATTTTCCCTATGGATTCTCTATCCACAATTTCGAACCCATCACCGGCCGGATTCATATGCCGCCACCCATCCATCAAACTTTCGAGGCGCACAATTTTGTGGTGTGCTCTTTCTGCCCGCGCCTGTATGACTACCATCCGCAGGCAATTCCAGCGCCTTATAACCACTCCAACATTGATTCGGACGAGGTGCTGTATTATGTGGATGGTGACTTCATGAGCCGAAACGATGTGGGCCCCGGCCATATTACCCTTCACCCGGGCGGCATTCCGCATGGTCCGCATCCCGGTGCCATGGAACGCAGCATAGGTCAGAAAGAAACCGAAGAACTAGCCGTGATGATCGATCCGTTCAAACCCCTGAAGATAACGGAAGATGCATTGCGCATTCAGGATGCAGACTACTATAAATCCTGGATGGAATAA
- a CDS encoding response regulator transcription factor — translation MEPVRHKLLLVEDDPNLGNILQEYLNTKGFKASLCRNGKEGYEQFVKEDFDLLILDVMMPVKDGFTMAKEIREIDTQTPIIFLTAKSMKEDTLEGFRLGGDDYITKPFSMEELLLRIQAVLKRTGTVTEDQGQQEFDLGKFHFNYDQQLLSLDGKQIKLTSKESDLLRMLCVNKNQVLERNYALQRIWKDDNYFNSRSMDVYIAKLRKHLKGDPTVEILNVHGRGFKLLETS, via the coding sequence ATGGAACCTGTCAGGCATAAACTTTTATTGGTTGAGGACGACCCGAATCTCGGGAATATTCTACAGGAATACCTTAACACCAAAGGATTTAAAGCAAGCCTTTGCCGTAATGGAAAGGAAGGCTACGAACAATTCGTCAAGGAAGATTTTGACCTGCTCATTCTGGATGTGATGATGCCCGTAAAAGATGGTTTCACCATGGCCAAGGAGATCAGGGAGATCGACACCCAAACCCCGATCATCTTTTTAACAGCCAAGTCGATGAAGGAAGATACCCTTGAAGGCTTTCGGTTAGGGGGTGATGATTATATCACGAAGCCATTCAGTATGGAGGAACTGCTTCTCAGAATACAAGCGGTACTCAAACGAACAGGTACCGTCACCGAAGATCAGGGACAACAGGAATTTGACCTGGGGAAGTTTCATTTTAATTATGATCAGCAGTTGCTTTCGCTGGATGGCAAGCAGATCAAACTAACCTCGAAGGAATCCGACCTGTTGCGGATGTTGTGCGTGAATAAGAACCAGGTGCTTGAAAGAAACTATGCATTGCAGCGCATCTGGAAAGATGATAATTATTTCAATTCCCGCAGTATGGATGTTTATATCGCCAAACTCCGAAAGCATCTGAAAGGTGATCCCACTGTGGAAATCCTGAATGTGCACGGGAGGGGATTCAAACTGCTGGAAACCTCATAA
- a CDS encoding CopD family protein, translating into MTWIYLKAIHIIFVVTWFSGLFYIVRLFVYHAEASDQDEPKRSILQQQYKIMERRLWYGITWPSMIITLITGSWLALELYRVSVPSWLWLKLALVLGLVLYHLRCHALFKSYQNDKTGWSSIRLRMWNEVATLFLVAIVFIVVLKNILSFWWGLLGMVLFGLLLWLAIRIYKKSRVNKP; encoded by the coding sequence ATGACCTGGATTTATCTCAAAGCCATTCATATCATTTTCGTAGTGACCTGGTTCTCGGGTCTCTTCTATATTGTCAGATTGTTCGTCTATCACGCCGAGGCTTCCGATCAGGACGAACCGAAGCGTTCCATTTTACAGCAACAATACAAGATCATGGAACGTCGGTTGTGGTATGGTATCACCTGGCCTTCCATGATTATTACCCTCATTACCGGATCATGGTTGGCTTTAGAGCTTTACCGTGTTTCCGTTCCTTCATGGTTGTGGTTGAAGCTGGCACTGGTTCTTGGATTGGTATTATATCACCTGCGTTGCCATGCGCTGTTCAAGTCTTACCAGAATGATAAAACAGGTTGGAGCAGCATCCGGCTGCGCATGTGGAATGAAGTGGCGACCTTGTTCCTTGTTGCCATTGTCTTCATTGTAGTATTAAAGAACATTCTAAGTTTCTGGTGGGGATTGCTGGGAATGGTATTGTTCGGCCTGCTGTTGTGGCTGGCCATTCGAATCTACAAGAAAAGCAGGGTTAATAAGCCCTGA
- a CDS encoding HAMP domain-containing histidine kinase produces MNKNVIRLIIALITMALIGLVGIQMYWIHSAIVVKNHRFEQSVTEAMNQVVNNLDKARMAKRLEAKLAHSDRRVWHLKLDSIRQALENSADMISKRMEEHPDSFVIHTPSDIRIEWSGDGVDTMVREFGTDMQFSGKRLNNINDLAVIGREWFQNMELFQEGVFSEEGLMSDLFDEFYQAVSPTDEPLIPDGLTLDSVVTAELKNKGIDAPFDLGVYDRPSKSFVVVNDGASQEKLLKSRFKVNLNRNDFFRKPEFLILHFPQRSYYLLKNMRMIMLTSVVLILVLIFSFYYTISTIFRQKKLSDIKNDFINNMTHEFKTPISTISLACEALSDPQMNPGERTRAHYVNIIHDENKRLGVLAENILRTAILDKGELKLKRSDTSIHSLIEEAIRNTTVMLERKQGKIVSHLDAGRDMLSVDRVHVINVIYNLLDNAIKYTENEPEIHILTRNTSEGLVITVKDNGIGISKEAQKKVFDKLYRVPTGNIHNVKGFGLGLSYVKTIVEMHGGNVSVDSQIGKGSSFEIFLPFS; encoded by the coding sequence ATGAATAAGAACGTCATACGGCTCATTATTGCCTTGATCACAATGGCCCTCATTGGTTTGGTGGGTATTCAGATGTATTGGATCCACAGCGCCATTGTCGTAAAGAATCACCGGTTTGAACAAAGCGTGACCGAGGCCATGAACCAGGTTGTGAACAATCTGGATAAAGCACGTATGGCGAAAAGACTCGAAGCCAAGCTGGCACATTCAGACAGACGCGTATGGCATCTGAAACTCGACTCGATCCGGCAGGCCCTGGAAAATTCCGCAGATATGATTTCAAAACGAATGGAGGAGCACCCGGACTCATTCGTTATTCATACGCCCTCCGATATCCGGATTGAATGGTCTGGGGATGGTGTGGATACCATGGTCCGGGAGTTCGGGACCGATATGCAGTTCTCCGGCAAACGTTTGAATAATATCAATGACCTTGCTGTCATCGGGAGGGAATGGTTCCAGAATATGGAGCTCTTTCAGGAAGGAGTATTCAGCGAAGAGGGTCTGATGAGTGATCTTTTTGATGAGTTCTATCAGGCGGTTTCACCCACTGACGAACCGCTCATTCCGGATGGCTTAACATTGGATTCCGTTGTTACCGCCGAATTAAAGAATAAAGGAATTGATGCACCGTTTGATCTTGGCGTATATGACAGGCCTTCCAAGTCTTTTGTGGTTGTAAACGATGGTGCAAGCCAGGAGAAATTGCTTAAATCCCGGTTTAAAGTAAACCTGAACCGGAACGATTTCTTCCGTAAACCCGAGTTTCTGATTTTGCACTTTCCCCAACGCAGCTACTATCTCCTTAAGAATATGCGCATGATCATGCTGACGTCAGTGGTCCTGATCCTGGTGCTGATCTTCTCGTTTTACTACACCATCTCCACCATCTTTCGTCAAAAGAAATTGTCTGATATCAAAAATGACTTCATCAACAATATGACGCATGAGTTCAAAACGCCGATCAGCACGATTTCGCTGGCATGCGAAGCACTCTCTGATCCCCAGATGAACCCGGGTGAAAGGACCCGTGCCCATTACGTGAACATTATTCATGATGAAAACAAACGACTTGGGGTACTGGCCGAGAATATTTTGCGGACGGCCATTTTGGATAAAGGGGAACTGAAATTAAAACGATCCGATACCAGTATTCATTCACTTATTGAAGAAGCGATCCGGAATACCACTGTGATGCTGGAACGCAAACAGGGAAAAATCGTATCCCATCTGGATGCCGGAAGGGACATGCTGTCGGTGGATCGGGTGCACGTGATCAATGTGATCTATAATTTGCTGGATAATGCCATTAAATATACCGAGAATGAGCCTGAGATTCACATCCTCACACGCAACACTTCGGAAGGGTTGGTCATTACGGTAAAGGATAATGGAATAGGCATCAGCAAAGAAGCACAAAAGAAAGTATTTGATAAATTATACCGTGTTCCGACCGGAAATATCCATAATGTCAAAGGCTTTGGCCTTGGCCTCAGCTACGTTAAAACCATCGTAGAAATGCATGGAGGAAACGTTTCTGTGGATAGTCAGATCGGAAAAGGAAGTTCATTCGAAATCTTTTTACCTTTTAGTTGA
- a CDS encoding amidophosphoribosyltransferase gives MSDQIKHECGIALIRLLKPLDYYEKKYGTPLYGLNKLYLLMQKQHNRGQDGAGVATIKLDMPPGKRYISRYRSNSNQPIQDIFSKINQKFDVVKRKDPRLMAHTDWLKHNVAFMGELLLGHLRYGTFGRNSIEYCHPFLRQNNWMTRNLVIAGNFNLTNVDELFDHLVELGQHPKERSDTVTVLEKIGHFLDVENERLFRKFKDQGLSNADISPKIAREINLKDILHESSKKWDGGYVIAGLLGHGDSFVIRDPRGIRPAWYYKDDEMVVVTSERPPIQLAFDVQPENIKEIKPGHALIIKKDGTFSEEQISQPLERKSCSFERIYFSRGNDKDIYHERKSLGAALCPDILEAVDYDLENTVFSFIPNTAEVAYHGMIEGFNEHLNKVKASALANADKKLTEEEILKILSVKPRAEKIAIKDIKLRTFIAADNQRDDLVAHVYDTTYGVVKKGSDNLVVIDDSIVRGTTLKQSIIKILDRLGPKKIIIASSAPQIRYPDCYGIDMAKLGDFIAFRAAIALLHETHQENLIEQLYEKAKGQEGFPAEHLQNVVKEIYAPFTAKQISAKIATLLTPEGMKANLEIIFLGLEGLHKAIPNHMGDWYFSGDYPTPGGNAVVNRAFINFVEGKNVRAY, from the coding sequence ATGAGCGACCAGATCAAACACGAATGCGGGATAGCCTTGATCAGGCTCCTGAAACCCCTGGATTACTACGAGAAAAAATACGGTACGCCGCTGTATGGCTTGAATAAGCTATACCTGCTTATGCAAAAACAGCATAACAGGGGTCAGGATGGAGCCGGGGTAGCCACAATCAAACTGGATATGCCTCCGGGTAAGAGGTATATCAGCCGGTATCGCTCCAACAGCAATCAACCCATTCAGGATATCTTCTCCAAGATCAATCAGAAATTTGATGTGGTCAAGAGAAAAGATCCAAGGTTGATGGCGCACACTGACTGGCTCAAACACAATGTGGCTTTCATGGGCGAATTGCTCTTGGGCCATTTGAGATACGGCACTTTTGGAAGGAACTCCATCGAATATTGTCACCCGTTCCTTCGTCAGAATAACTGGATGACCAGGAATCTGGTGATCGCGGGAAACTTTAATCTGACCAATGTAGACGAACTGTTTGACCACCTGGTTGAACTCGGACAACACCCGAAGGAGCGATCGGATACCGTTACCGTGCTTGAAAAGATCGGTCATTTTCTGGATGTGGAAAATGAGAGGTTGTTCAGGAAATTTAAAGACCAGGGTTTAAGCAATGCGGACATATCCCCGAAAATTGCGAGGGAGATCAACCTGAAAGATATCCTTCATGAGTCCAGCAAAAAGTGGGATGGGGGTTATGTCATCGCCGGATTGCTCGGACATGGAGATTCATTCGTCATACGCGATCCGCGGGGCATCAGACCGGCATGGTACTATAAAGACGATGAAATGGTGGTGGTGACTTCTGAAAGACCACCGATACAACTTGCCTTTGATGTACAGCCTGAGAATATCAAGGAGATAAAACCAGGTCATGCACTCATCATTAAAAAGGACGGGACGTTCAGCGAAGAACAAATCTCTCAGCCCCTTGAACGAAAATCCTGCTCTTTTGAAAGAATCTATTTCTCAAGAGGAAATGATAAGGACATATACCATGAGCGGAAATCACTCGGCGCTGCCCTATGTCCCGATATCCTGGAAGCAGTGGATTACGACCTCGAGAATACGGTCTTCTCCTTTATCCCGAATACCGCTGAGGTGGCCTATCACGGAATGATCGAAGGGTTCAACGAACACCTTAATAAGGTCAAGGCGTCCGCTTTGGCCAACGCAGATAAAAAACTAACGGAAGAGGAAATTCTGAAGATACTTTCCGTTAAGCCCAGGGCGGAGAAAATAGCCATCAAAGACATCAAGTTGCGAACGTTCATCGCTGCTGATAACCAGCGTGACGACCTTGTTGCTCACGTCTATGATACCACCTACGGCGTTGTCAAAAAAGGCTCCGATAACCTGGTGGTCATTGATGATTCCATCGTCAGGGGAACAACCCTGAAACAAAGTATCATCAAAATACTGGATCGCCTGGGACCAAAGAAGATCATTATTGCCTCTTCCGCCCCGCAGATTCGCTATCCCGATTGCTATGGAATTGATATGGCCAAGTTGGGTGACTTCATTGCGTTCCGCGCAGCCATTGCACTTTTACATGAGACGCATCAGGAAAACCTGATTGAACAGCTGTACGAGAAAGCAAAAGGACAGGAGGGGTTTCCTGCAGAGCATTTGCAAAATGTGGTCAAGGAGATTTACGCACCCTTCACCGCCAAACAAATTTCCGCCAAGATCGCTACACTACTGACACCTGAAGGAATGAAGGCAAATCTGGAAATTATTTTTCTCGGCCTTGAAGGATTACACAAAGCCATTCCAAATCATATGGGTGATTGGTACTTCTCAGGCGATTACCCGACACCGGGTGGCAACGCGGTGGTCAACCGGGCCTTTATCAACTTCGTGGAAGGCAAGAACGTCAGGGCTTATTAA
- the hppD gene encoding 4-hydroxyphenylpyruvate dioxygenase encodes MATNLKNVEYGTEKIFDDAQDFLPINGTDYVEFYVGNAKQAAHYYKTAFGFQSCAYSGLETGDREKTSYVLKQDKIRLVLTTPLTPEGPIAEHIRQHGDGVKVVALWVDDARSAYEETTKRGAKSFMEPVVEKDDNGEVVRAGIYTYGETVHIFVERKNYNGIFLPGFREWKSDYNPTPIGLKFIDHMVGNVELDGMNKWAKFYADVMGFTQLVSFDDKDISTDYTALMSKVMSNGNGRIKFPINEPAEGKKKSQIEEYLEFYGGPGVQHVAIATDNIIATVTELQKRGVEFLHVPDTYYDEVLDRVGEIDEDLQPLKELGILIDRDDEGYLLQIFTKPVEDRPTLFYEIIQRKGAKSFGKGNFKALFEAIEREQANRGTL; translated from the coding sequence ATGGCAACAAACTTGAAAAATGTGGAGTACGGAACAGAGAAGATTTTCGATGATGCTCAGGATTTCCTTCCCATCAATGGAACGGATTATGTGGAATTCTATGTAGGCAACGCCAAGCAGGCGGCGCATTACTATAAGACCGCATTCGGCTTTCAGTCTTGCGCATATTCAGGCCTGGAAACCGGCGATCGCGAAAAGACATCCTATGTGTTAAAACAGGATAAGATTCGCCTCGTGCTTACTACTCCACTGACCCCGGAAGGTCCCATTGCCGAGCATATCAGGCAACATGGTGACGGCGTAAAAGTAGTCGCTCTTTGGGTGGATGACGCCCGCAGTGCATATGAAGAAACTACAAAAAGAGGTGCAAAATCCTTCATGGAACCGGTGGTTGAGAAAGACGACAATGGAGAAGTGGTGCGTGCAGGTATTTACACATACGGTGAAACGGTTCACATCTTCGTTGAGCGTAAAAACTACAACGGCATCTTCCTTCCGGGTTTCCGTGAATGGAAATCCGACTATAACCCCACACCTATCGGTTTGAAATTCATCGACCACATGGTGGGTAATGTAGAGCTGGATGGAATGAACAAATGGGCCAAGTTCTATGCGGACGTGATGGGCTTTACCCAACTTGTTTCATTTGATGATAAGGATATCTCAACCGACTACACCGCACTCATGAGTAAGGTGATGAGCAATGGCAACGGTCGCATCAAATTCCCGATCAACGAACCGGCCGAAGGCAAAAAGAAATCACAGATCGAGGAATATCTGGAATTCTACGGCGGACCCGGCGTACAGCATGTTGCCATTGCTACGGATAACATCATCGCTACGGTAACGGAATTGCAAAAACGAGGCGTGGAATTCCTTCATGTTCCTGATACTTACTATGACGAAGTGTTGGATCGCGTAGGGGAGATCGACGAAGATCTTCAGCCTCTGAAGGAATTGGGCATTCTTATAGATCGTGATGATGAAGGCTATCTCCTGCAGATTTTCACCAAACCTGTGGAAGACAGACCAACCCTGTTTTATGAGATCATCCAGCGTAAGGGAGCGAAGTCTTTTGGCAAAGGCAATTTCAAAGCGCTCTTTGAAGCCATCGAACGTGAGCAGGCAAATCGCGGTACACTTTAA
- a CDS encoding SulP family inorganic anion transporter: MGRPTQQDIFSGVVVFLVALPLCLGIALASGAPLFAGLIAGIIGGIVVGAISNSQLGVSGPAAGLAVIVLTAIESLGGYQTFLAAVVVAGLIQLVLGLLKAGIIGHFFPTSVIKGMLSGIGVIIVLKEIPHAVGYDKDYMGDLSFDQPDSENTFSEFLVMLDYITPGAVAVSIGALLLIILWDQVLVKRFSVLKIAPGALVAVIGGIIFTNAVNPDSLFAITKEHLVSVPVTDDPKAFFSFFTLPKIADFAKMEVWTTGILMAVIASLETLLSVEAIDKLDPKKRVTGKNLELLAQGTGNIVSGLIGGLPITQVIVRSSANVQSGGDSKRSTIIHGFLLLICIILIPVLLNMIPLAVLASVLFIVGYKLAKPSLFKQMYKAGWEQFVPFIVTIAGVVFTDLLKGILMGLAVAIFIILRNSYRNSHFLHMEEAGNGEKKIKMTLAEEVTFLNKGAVRHALDSLPSGSSLSIDMSKSFRIDPDVMEIINDFRETSAERDISVELISSAKP, from the coding sequence ATGGGAAGGCCCACGCAACAGGACATCTTCTCAGGTGTAGTGGTATTTCTTGTGGCACTTCCATTGTGCCTGGGGATTGCACTGGCCAGTGGTGCCCCTTTATTTGCCGGATTGATAGCCGGCATTATCGGAGGAATTGTGGTGGGTGCAATAAGCAATTCTCAATTGGGTGTGAGCGGTCCCGCTGCAGGACTTGCCGTGATTGTGCTCACGGCCATAGAATCGCTTGGTGGTTATCAAACTTTTCTGGCGGCCGTGGTGGTGGCCGGACTGATACAACTGGTACTGGGGCTACTCAAGGCCGGGATCATCGGGCATTTCTTTCCGACCTCCGTCATCAAAGGTATGCTCTCCGGCATCGGAGTGATCATTGTTTTGAAAGAAATCCCTCATGCTGTCGGATACGACAAAGATTATATGGGTGATCTGTCTTTCGACCAACCGGACAGTGAGAATACTTTCTCGGAATTTTTGGTCATGCTCGACTATATCACCCCCGGCGCCGTGGCGGTAAGTATTGGGGCGCTGTTGCTCATCATACTTTGGGACCAGGTTCTTGTAAAACGATTCAGTGTACTGAAGATCGCACCCGGTGCGCTGGTGGCAGTAATTGGTGGCATTATATTCACCAATGCCGTGAATCCGGACAGCCTGTTTGCCATTACAAAAGAACATTTGGTGAGTGTACCGGTAACAGACGATCCGAAAGCATTCTTCAGCTTCTTTACACTTCCAAAAATTGCGGATTTCGCTAAGATGGAGGTATGGACCACCGGTATTCTTATGGCGGTGATCGCCAGCCTGGAGACCTTGCTCTCGGTGGAAGCGATTGATAAGCTTGATCCGAAGAAAAGGGTCACCGGCAAAAACCTGGAACTGCTGGCCCAGGGCACAGGCAATATCGTTTCAGGGCTGATCGGCGGACTTCCCATCACACAGGTTATTGTCCGCAGCTCCGCCAACGTTCAATCCGGTGGGGACAGTAAACGCTCCACAATTATCCACGGCTTCCTGCTTCTCATCTGTATCATTCTCATCCCTGTTTTGCTGAATATGATTCCGTTGGCTGTCCTTGCAAGTGTGCTGTTCATCGTTGGTTACAAACTGGCCAAACCATCGCTTTTCAAACAGATGTATAAAGCCGGATGGGAGCAATTCGTACCGTTTATCGTAACGATTGCCGGGGTGGTATTCACAGACTTGCTGAAGGGGATACTGATGGGTTTGGCCGTAGCGATATTCATCATCCTGCGGAACAGCTATCGCAACTCTCATTTTCTTCACATGGAAGAAGCGGGCAATGGAGAGAAAAAAATAAAGATGACGCTGGCCGAAGAAGTAACCTTTCTTAACAAGGGTGCGGTAAGGCATGCGCTGGATAGTTTACCATCCGGATCCAGTCTTTCCATAGACATGAGCAAGTCATTTCGCATTGATCCCGACGTGATGGAGATCATAAATGATTTCCGTGAAACGTCCGCAGAACGTGACATTAGTGTAGAGCTCATCTCATCCGCGAAGCCATGA